Genomic segment of Chitinophaga varians:
GCGGCGATAGGCTTCCGGCATGCAATGTCCGCAGGGCCTATATCCATGTGCCTGTGCTTCTGTTTCTCCCGAAAAAAATACCCTGTTGCCGGTCAGCATTCTTTTGCCGGAACGGCAGGAGAGCAGTCCGTATATTTTAAGCCGGCGGTTGCCGCCCAGCGTCAGCCGCCCTTCCTGCCTGAGCTGGCATATCTGCCGGTTGCGCGCTATAGCGCTCTTTCCCATTGCTGCATGATAAAACATAATGCCTCAGGATAACGCGTCATGGAAAATAATGCCCAGCGTATGCCTGTTACCGTTATGGACCGGGCTGACGCCGTGTTTCATGTTTACCCGGTAATAGCCCTTGCTGCCTTTCACAGGCCTGAAGTTGGTAGTGAAGATGAGCATGCTGCCTTTCCGGGGTTGTAACACATTGGCTTTTGATTGTGCCCGGGGGATTTGTTCGGTGAGAACGAA
This window contains:
- a CDS encoding Ada metal-binding domain-containing protein — translated: MGKSAIARNRQICQLRQEGRLTLGGNRRLKIYGLLSCRSGKRMLTGNRVFFSGETEAQAHGYRPCGHCMPEAYRRWKTQQG